In the genome of Leeuwenhoekiella sp. MAR_2009_132, one region contains:
- a CDS encoding orotate phosphoribosyltransferase has protein sequence MFIESPKKTIDKSPEEIFAFLNDVNNYKQLMPDSISKFEILSDKRFLFALKGMPDIVLELKNSVPFNKVVLGAASEKLPFTLTANIKELTDQSSEAYFEFEGEFNAMMSMMIKAPITKFIQTLTDNLQNI, from the coding sequence ATGTTTATAGAAAGCCCTAAAAAAACAATTGACAAAAGCCCTGAAGAAATATTTGCTTTTTTAAATGATGTCAACAATTATAAACAATTGATGCCAGATAGCATTAGTAAATTTGAAATCCTAAGTGATAAACGCTTCTTATTTGCTTTGAAAGGAATGCCTGATATTGTTTTAGAATTAAAAAACAGTGTCCCTTTTAATAAGGTAGTATTGGGTGCTGCGAGTGAAAAACTTCCATTTACCCTAACTGCAAACATTAAAGAACTAACAGATCAAAGTAGTGAAGCTTATTTTGAATTTGAAGGAGAGTTTAACGCGATGATGTCTATGATGATTAAAGCTCCTATCACAAAATTTATTCAAACACTTACAGACAACTTACAGAACATTTAA
- a CDS encoding phosphatidylserine decarboxylase family protein: MFHKEGYTIIIITIVIVAIGFISTQTWVSPVWLQYVCYATLVVFLLLILQFFRNPGRIADVSTEDVVSPVDGKVVVIEEVFEKEYFKEKRLQVSVFMSPLNVHVTRYPVSGKVVYSKYHPGKYLVAWHPKASEENERTTVVVRSTSFGDVLYRQIAGALAKRIVNYAKEGDDAIKGEDSGFIKFGSRVDIYLPIGTPLAVKLNQKVKGSQSIIATLK; this comes from the coding sequence ATGTTTCATAAAGAAGGTTACACAATTATTATAATTACGATTGTAATCGTAGCAATAGGTTTTATAAGTACGCAAACCTGGGTTTCTCCTGTTTGGCTTCAATACGTTTGCTACGCAACTTTAGTAGTATTTTTACTTTTAATTCTACAGTTTTTTAGAAATCCGGGTAGAATTGCCGATGTTAGTACAGAAGATGTTGTTTCTCCTGTAGATGGTAAAGTTGTAGTAATTGAAGAAGTTTTTGAAAAGGAATATTTTAAAGAAAAACGTCTTCAGGTTTCCGTATTTATGTCTCCTCTAAATGTTCACGTTACGCGATATCCCGTTAGCGGAAAAGTTGTTTATAGCAAATACCATCCCGGTAAATATCTTGTTGCCTGGCATCCTAAGGCTTCTGAAGAAAATGAACGCACAACTGTTGTAGTTCGCTCAACAAGTTTTGGCGATGTACTTTACAGACAAATTGCCGGTGCTCTGGCAAAGCGTATTGTAAATTATGCTAAAGAAGGTGATGATGCTATAAAAGGCGAAGACAGTGGCTTTATAAAATTTGGCTCACGTGTAGATATTTACCTACCCATAGGAACACCTTTGGCTGTAAAATTAAACCAGAAGGTTAAGGGTTCACAAAGTATAATAGCAACTCTTAAGTAA
- the ftsH gene encoding ATP-dependent zinc metalloprotease FtsH, producing MADKSKKPAPNKPKFSAWWIYTAIILVFLALNFFSSSSDYGNPKEILENQLMTFAKDGDVKRIDINKSKQIAYIYLTEEAAKKEIHAKPTDNGMSLLSSDSGANYEYRYATLEDLTDQLSKIEENQGIYISRKVLPPDSNIMGDILITLLPIAIIIGIWIFIMKRMSSGGAGGAGGQIFNIGKSKAKLFDEKIDVKTTFKDVAGLEGAKEEVQEIVDFLKHPDKYTNLGGKIPKGALLVGPPGTGKTLLAKAVAGEAKVPFFSLSGSDFVEMFVGVGASRVRDLFKQAKEKSPAIIFIDEIDAIGRARGKANFSGSNDERENTLNQLLTEMDGFGTNTNVIVLAATNRADVLDTALMRAGRFDRQIYVDLPDVREREEIFEVHLRPLKKVADELDTKFMAKQTPGFSGADIANVCNEAALIAARQGKTAVGRQDFLDAVDRIVGGLEKKNKIITPDEKKAIAFHEAGHATVSWMLEHAAPLVKVTIVPRGRSLGAAWYLPEERLIVRPEQMLDEMCAAMGGRAAEKVTFDKISTGALSDLEKVTKQARMMVTTYGLNDAIGNLTYYDSSGQNEYNFSKPYSEKTAELIDKEISKIIEEQYQRAITILEENKDKLNELAAVLLDKEVIFKDNLEKIFGKRPYDKPEGTEQQIQENTLPVSEN from the coding sequence ATGGCAGATAAATCAAAAAAGCCGGCTCCTAATAAACCTAAGTTTAGTGCCTGGTGGATATATACCGCAATAATTCTAGTTTTCTTAGCATTAAATTTTTTTAGCAGTAGTTCTGACTACGGTAATCCTAAAGAGATACTTGAGAATCAATTAATGACCTTCGCTAAAGATGGAGATGTTAAGCGTATAGATATTAATAAATCTAAGCAAATCGCATACATCTACCTTACCGAAGAGGCTGCTAAGAAAGAAATTCACGCTAAACCAACAGATAACGGAATGTCGTTATTGAGTTCTGATTCTGGCGCTAATTATGAATATAGATATGCTACCCTAGAAGATTTAACAGATCAACTTTCAAAGATCGAAGAAAATCAGGGAATCTATATTTCTCGAAAGGTACTCCCTCCAGATAGCAATATAATGGGTGATATATTAATCACACTTTTACCTATAGCAATTATTATAGGAATCTGGATATTCATCATGAAGAGAATGTCATCTGGTGGTGCAGGTGGTGCAGGTGGTCAGATATTTAATATTGGGAAATCTAAAGCAAAGCTCTTTGACGAGAAAATAGATGTTAAAACAACCTTTAAGGACGTTGCAGGTCTTGAAGGTGCAAAAGAAGAAGTACAGGAGATTGTAGATTTCTTAAAGCACCCAGATAAGTATACTAACTTAGGAGGTAAAATTCCTAAAGGAGCATTGCTTGTAGGACCTCCGGGAACAGGTAAAACTTTATTAGCTAAAGCTGTTGCCGGCGAAGCTAAAGTTCCATTTTTCTCGTTATCGGGTTCAGACTTTGTTGAAATGTTTGTAGGTGTAGGTGCTTCTCGTGTTAGAGATTTATTTAAACAGGCTAAAGAAAAATCTCCTGCTATAATCTTTATTGATGAAATTGACGCAATAGGTAGAGCGCGAGGAAAAGCAAATTTTAGCGGTTCTAATGATGAACGTGAGAATACACTTAACCAACTTCTAACCGAAATGGACGGTTTTGGCACAAATACAAATGTTATTGTACTTGCTGCAACAAACCGTGCAGATGTTTTGGATACGGCTCTTATGCGTGCAGGTCGTTTTGACCGTCAGATTTATGTAGATCTTCCCGATGTACGTGAACGTGAAGAAATTTTTGAAGTGCATTTAAGACCACTTAAAAAAGTTGCAGATGAACTTGATACAAAATTTATGGCGAAGCAAACTCCAGGTTTCTCGGGAGCTGATATTGCCAATGTTTGTAATGAAGCAGCTCTAATTGCTGCACGTCAGGGAAAAACTGCAGTAGGCCGTCAAGACTTTTTAGATGCTGTAGATCGTATCGTAGGCGGACTAGAGAAGAAAAATAAGATTATTACTCCAGACGAGAAAAAAGCAATTGCTTTTCACGAAGCTGGTCACGCAACGGTAAGCTGGATGCTTGAACACGCAGCACCTTTAGTTAAAGTAACTATAGTACCTCGAGGTCGCTCTTTAGGAGCTGCCTGGTATCTACCAGAAGAGCGTTTAATCGTACGCCCTGAGCAAATGCTTGATGAGATGTGTGCCGCTATGGGTGGTCGCGCCGCTGAGAAAGTTACTTTCGATAAAATTTCTACAGGAGCATTAAGTGATCTTGAAAAAGTAACAAAACAAGCCCGTATGATGGTTACTACCTATGGTTTAAATGATGCCATTGGTAACTTAACTTATTACGATTCTTCAGGTCAAAATGAATATAACTTCAGTAAGCCTTATAGTGAAAAAACAGCTGAATTAATTGATAAAGAAATTTCAAAAATTATTGAAGAGCAATATCAAAGAGCTATAACGATTCTTGAAGAAAACAAAGACAAACTAAATGAGCTTGCTGCCGTACTACTAGATAAGGAGGTGATCTTCAAAGATAATTTAGAAAAAATATTTGGAAAGCGCCCTTATGATAAACCAGAAGGTACTGAGCAACAGATACAGGAAAATACACTTCCTGTAAGCGAGAATTAA
- the rsfS gene encoding ribosome silencing factor: protein MAKKEVSTDLLITTILEGIEEVKGQDIDILDLREIENMVCDYFIICNGTSNTQVSAIVNSIQKTVSKKIKDKPWHVEGLQNSEWVLMDYVNVVVHVFQKHIREYYDIESLWGDAKVTSIETNY, encoded by the coding sequence ATGGCCAAAAAAGAAGTAAGTACAGATCTACTAATAACAACTATTCTAGAAGGGATTGAAGAGGTAAAAGGTCAAGATATTGATATATTAGACCTTAGGGAAATAGAAAACATGGTTTGCGACTACTTTATCATTTGTAATGGTACGTCAAACACTCAGGTTTCTGCCATTGTAAATTCAATTCAAAAAACGGTAAGCAAAAAAATTAAAGATAAACCTTGGCACGTAGAAGGATTGCAAAATTCTGAATGGGTGCTTATGGATTATGTAAATGTTGTTGTACACGTTTTTCAGAAACACATCAGAGAATATTATGACATTGAAAGCCTTTGGGGAGATGCTAAAGTAACATCAATCGAAACAAATTATTAA
- a CDS encoding S41 family peptidase → MKKTISLLFLLLFISNFLNAQENISETEKLASFAKIYGFLKYYHPEVSSGKYNWDQEFIKQLPIVLKATDKESLSQVYLDWIESLGVIERCKQCDSKGIYLDENFDLSWINDTINFNKSLSLKLEYIEKNRIQGDHFYVEKQPVGNIKVTNEPEYKNFDYPSEEYRLLGLFKYWNIIEYFYPYKYLTDQNWDSVLKEMIPKIRNTPNKKEYHLTLEELIAKLDDTHASITFSEEKLKFLPIKISQVDNKAVVSGFYNDSLAKLSGLHLGDIILKINELEVEKETDKYLKYVAGSNSNIKIKLTYVKLFKGLEDSISLTINRNDTIKTIRAKRYDFNDFNYRNNPKTIKSKSISDAIGYINMANVKERDIKDIFKSFKNKKALIIDLRNYPSFIYYKFSEYLNQEKKNFATYYCPEINYPSRYTSTYLRTNASKNAFTGKIIILVNEESFSLSEFTAMAFQTADNVITVGNQTAGADGDVVKFEYLGGFKTTMSGNGVIYPDGTESQRNGVKIDVVVKQTLNGLKHGRDEILEKAIEIANE, encoded by the coding sequence ATGAAAAAAACAATCTCACTTTTATTTCTATTACTATTTATTTCTAATTTCTTGAATGCTCAAGAAAATATTTCAGAAACTGAAAAATTAGCATCATTTGCAAAAATCTACGGATTTCTCAAATATTATCATCCCGAGGTAAGTAGTGGTAAATACAATTGGGATCAAGAGTTTATAAAGCAACTCCCTATAGTTTTAAAAGCTACAGATAAGGAATCACTATCTCAAGTTTATCTAGATTGGATTGAGAGCCTGGGAGTTATTGAAAGATGCAAACAATGTGATTCTAAAGGAATTTATTTAGACGAGAATTTTGATTTATCGTGGATCAATGATACTATAAACTTTAATAAATCACTCTCTCTAAAACTTGAATACATAGAAAAAAACAGAATTCAAGGAGATCACTTTTATGTAGAAAAACAACCTGTTGGTAATATCAAAGTTACTAATGAGCCAGAATATAAAAATTTTGATTATCCTAGTGAAGAATATCGCCTGTTGGGGTTATTTAAATACTGGAATATAATTGAATACTTCTATCCTTATAAATACTTAACAGATCAAAACTGGGATTCCGTTTTGAAAGAAATGATCCCTAAAATAAGAAATACCCCTAATAAAAAAGAGTATCACTTAACACTTGAAGAACTTATTGCAAAATTAGATGACACCCATGCTTCTATAACATTCTCTGAAGAAAAGTTAAAATTCCTGCCAATCAAAATTTCACAAGTAGATAATAAAGCTGTTGTTTCGGGTTTTTACAATGATTCTCTAGCCAAATTGAGCGGCTTACATTTAGGAGATATCATTTTAAAAATAAATGAATTAGAGGTAGAAAAAGAAACAGATAAATACCTAAAATATGTTGCCGGCTCCAATTCTAATATTAAAATCAAACTTACTTATGTTAAACTGTTTAAGGGATTAGAGGATTCAATTAGTTTGACAATCAACAGAAATGATACTATTAAAACCATAAGAGCAAAGAGATACGATTTTAATGATTTCAACTACAGAAACAATCCAAAGACGATTAAATCAAAATCTATAAGCGATGCGATAGGTTATATTAATATGGCTAATGTTAAAGAAAGAGACATTAAAGATATTTTTAAATCATTTAAAAACAAGAAAGCACTAATAATTGATTTAAGAAACTACCCCTCGTTTATTTATTACAAATTTTCTGAATACTTAAATCAAGAAAAGAAAAATTTCGCCACATATTATTGTCCTGAAATAAACTACCCTTCGAGATATACCAGTACTTACTTAAGAACAAATGCCAGTAAAAATGCGTTTACTGGTAAAATTATAATATTGGTAAATGAAGAATCATTTAGTCTATCAGAATTTACGGCTATGGCCTTTCAAACGGCAGACAACGTAATTACAGTTGGTAATCAAACAGCCGGTGCAGACGGGGATGTTGTTAAATTTGAATATCTTGGTGGATTTAAAACTACAATGTCTGGCAATGGAGTTATTTACCCGGATGGCACAGAAAGTCAAAGAAATGGTGTCAAAATAGATGTGGTAGTCAAACAAACCCTTAACGGATTAAAACACGGCCGTGATGAAATTTTAGAGAAAGCTATTGAGATTGCCAATGAATAA
- a CDS encoding acyl-CoA-binding protein: protein MSKEKLDEDFQNAAERASNTKTALPPDIQLLLYAYYKKGNHKSKLIPVENLKENDLRSAFKYNALIQIKGLSATEAKKEYIKLVAKYIVD, encoded by the coding sequence TTGAGTAAAGAAAAATTGGATGAAGATTTTCAGAATGCTGCTGAAAGAGCCAGTAATACAAAGACTGCACTACCACCAGATATTCAGTTATTACTTTACGCCTATTATAAAAAAGGCAATCATAAAAGCAAACTTATTCCTGTAGAAAATTTAAAGGAAAATGATCTTAGAAGTGCCTTTAAATACAATGCTTTAATTCAAATTAAAGGACTCTCTGCTACTGAAGCCAAAAAGGAATACATTAAGCTTGTGGCTAAATATATTGTAGATTAA
- a CDS encoding phosphatidate cytidylyltransferase, giving the protein MRELTVRALSGLLYVIILLFSILYSEKWYILLFLLFGIITLREFLRLIGFQFWYTYLILIAFILFFSYYKVSKITTLILLGFTVATGLYLMKNLFSEKIRKYGKLQKLHITIFYIISSFVFLTLLPSHGDEFSPYTVAGLFILIWTNDTFAYIVGKSFGRHKLFPSISPKKTIEGFFGGLVFACIASYFIHKFTGSLNFNIWLSLAVVMSTLGTFGDLIESKLKREAGVKDSGTLMPGHGGLYDRLDSILFASPFIYLVLIVFEYVS; this is encoded by the coding sequence ATGCGCGAACTTACTGTAAGAGCACTTTCCGGCCTTTTGTATGTCATTATACTGCTATTTTCAATTCTCTACTCTGAAAAATGGTATATACTTTTATTCTTACTATTTGGTATTATAACCTTACGGGAGTTTCTTAGATTAATAGGTTTTCAGTTTTGGTACACCTACCTCATTCTAATAGCATTTATACTTTTTTTTAGTTACTACAAGGTATCAAAGATCACCACCTTAATTCTATTGGGATTTACGGTAGCTACCGGTCTTTACTTAATGAAAAACTTATTTAGTGAAAAGATTAGAAAGTATGGAAAGCTTCAGAAATTACATATCACTATTTTTTACATCATTTCAAGTTTTGTATTTCTAACCCTGCTTCCTTCTCACGGAGACGAATTTTCTCCATATACCGTTGCCGGTCTTTTTATTTTAATATGGACAAATGACACTTTTGCTTATATCGTAGGTAAGAGTTTTGGAAGACATAAACTGTTTCCAAGTATATCTCCTAAGAAAACCATCGAAGGCTTTTTTGGAGGCCTTGTTTTCGCTTGTATTGCCAGTTATTTTATTCATAAATTTACCGGAAGCCTTAATTTTAATATTTGGCTTTCGCTAGCTGTGGTTATGAGCACTTTAGGAACTTTTGGAGATCTAATAGAATCTAAATTAAAACGCGAAGCCGGAGTTAAAGATAGCGGCACGTTAATGCCCGGACACGGTGGTCTGTACGACCGCTTAGACAGTATATTATTTGCGAGTCCTTTTATTTATCTGGTTTTAATTGTTTTTGAATATGTTTCATAA
- a CDS encoding LUD domain-containing protein has protein sequence MSIFDKIFKPKNSEESDKPGTSKSERGKYMPDVSAPADERFTKHFILNGGKFLYCVDMEEVHESFDNILLENDWYEQDVYCLDEKLESLFTNYNLKYGTETESKFMLSTCENLIADDGSLLISSNQIKEKKLKELPQNFVIFATTSQIVNSIGEGLRGIKKKNTGYIPTNITTIKNFEPKEGPKDFMSYGSSAKNLYLLLLEDL, from the coding sequence ATGAGTATTTTCGATAAAATTTTTAAACCGAAAAATTCAGAAGAATCTGATAAGCCTGGAACCTCAAAATCTGAGCGCGGTAAATACATGCCAGATGTTAGCGCTCCTGCTGATGAGCGTTTTACAAAACATTTCATATTAAATGGCGGTAAATTTTTATACTGTGTAGATATGGAAGAAGTGCATGAAAGTTTTGACAATATCTTACTAGAAAACGACTGGTATGAGCAAGATGTATATTGCCTTGATGAAAAGTTAGAAAGTCTCTTCACTAACTACAATTTGAAGTACGGCACCGAAACCGAGTCAAAATTTATGCTTTCTACCTGTGAAAATTTAATTGCAGATGATGGTAGTTTACTTATCTCCTCCAACCAAATTAAGGAGAAAAAGCTAAAAGAGCTCCCTCAAAATTTTGTGATTTTTGCAACAACCAGCCAGATTGTAAATAGTATTGGTGAAGGTCTTAGAGGTATTAAAAAGAAAAATACCGGTTATATACCTACCAATATTACAACCATAAAAAACTTTGAACCTAAAGAGGGTCCTAAAGATTTTATGTCTTACGGTAGCAGTGCAAAAAATCTGTATTTATTGCTACTAGAAGATTTATAG
- a CDS encoding biotin--[acetyl-CoA-carboxylase] ligase, giving the protein MKIVKLNATTSTNTYLRAYTRKLDIEDDTIVWATEQSAGKGQRGAYWESEKDKNLTFSVFKRVEGLPVDRQFYITMATSLAIYEALQQLGINQLSVKWPNDILAGRSKICGVLIESVIRNGLYAVIIGIGINVNQKIFTRAPRATSILLETGKYHEPEEIMKMLISKFYHYVDLITNGDLTLLKAEYESKLFRKDKASTFELPNGELFTGIIKEVSKTGKLILQVEDELLKEFDLKELKLLY; this is encoded by the coding sequence ATGAAGATAGTCAAACTTAATGCCACAACCTCAACTAATACCTACTTGCGGGCATATACGAGAAAGCTTGACATTGAGGATGACACGATCGTGTGGGCCACTGAGCAAAGTGCAGGTAAGGGACAGCGTGGTGCATACTGGGAATCTGAGAAAGATAAAAACCTCACATTTAGTGTGTTTAAAAGGGTTGAAGGGCTGCCCGTAGATAGACAATTTTATATTACGATGGCAACATCTTTAGCTATTTATGAAGCACTTCAACAATTGGGAATTAATCAACTTTCTGTAAAATGGCCTAACGACATATTGGCAGGCAGATCTAAAATTTGCGGAGTGCTCATTGAAAGTGTTATTCGCAATGGTCTTTATGCTGTGATTATTGGCATAGGAATTAATGTTAATCAAAAGATTTTTACACGCGCACCCAGAGCGACTTCAATACTTCTAGAGACAGGAAAATATCACGAGCCTGAGGAAATTATGAAAATGTTAATCTCAAAATTTTATCATTACGTTGATTTAATTACAAATGGTGACTTAACATTACTTAAGGCAGAATACGAGTCTAAACTCTTTAGAAAAGATAAAGCTTCAACCTTTGAATTACCCAACGGTGAACTTTTTACCGGCATCATTAAAGAAGTATCTAAAACAGGAAAGCTCATCCTCCAGGTAGAAGATGAGCTTTTAAAAGAATTTGATCTTAAAGAACTTAAGTTACTTTATTAA
- a CDS encoding valine--tRNA ligase: MALASKYSSKDVEQKWYDYWMKNNYFHSEPNEKEPYTIVIPPPNVTGILHMGHMLNNTIQDVLIRRARLKGFNACWVPGTDHASIATEAKVVAKLKAEGINKSDLTREEFLKHAWEWTDKYGGTILEQLKRLGASCDWERTRFTMDDTMSASVVQSFIDLYNKGLIYRGHRMVNWDPEAKTTLSDEEVIHEERQGFLYYLNYKLEDSDEVLTIATTRPETIFGDTAICINPNDERFAHLRGKKAIVPIANRVIPIIEDEYVDLEFGTGCLKVTPAHDENDKMLGDKHNLDVIDIFHDDASLNSFGMHYEGKDRFVVREEIVKELKDLGALVKTESHINKVGTSERTKAVIEPKLSDQWFLKMKDLAEPAIKAVLETEEINLFPKKFDNTYRHWMENIRDWNISRQLWWGQQIPAFYYGNGREDFVVAKNIEEALVSAKAKTGNDTLTLADLKQDEDALDTWFSSWLWPMSVFDGVANPDNEEFKYYYPTNDLVTGPDILFFWVARMIMAGYEYTGEKPFTNVYLTGLVRDAERRKMSKSLGNSPDAMMLIDKYGADGVRVGLLLSASAGNDLLFDEDLCQQGKGFINKIWNAFRLIKGWEVDVTIEQPEASLKGLNWYAERFKDAGVEIEDHFSKYRISDALMATYKLVWDDFCSWLLEIVKPEYGKPIDKKTYDMVIDALENNLRILHPFIPFASEEIWQNITARTPDEALIINLWPEVEAGDKELLNDFELATQVITGVRAIRKEKNISFKEELELYVMNTEGFTDRFNGIIKKLCNLSTIEATTVSKDGALSFRVKANEYYIPLTGAIDIEAELAKIEEELNYTRGFINSVTKKLSNERFVSGAPEQVVAIERQKQADAQSKIDALEKRLAALK; this comes from the coding sequence ATGGCATTAGCTTCAAAATATAGTTCAAAAGACGTTGAACAAAAGTGGTACGACTACTGGATGAAAAATAATTATTTTCACTCAGAGCCTAATGAGAAAGAACCCTATACCATAGTGATACCACCGCCTAATGTAACGGGAATATTGCATATGGGGCATATGCTAAATAATACCATTCAAGACGTTTTAATACGCAGAGCAAGACTTAAAGGCTTTAATGCGTGTTGGGTGCCGGGTACAGATCACGCCTCTATAGCCACTGAAGCTAAAGTTGTAGCAAAACTTAAGGCAGAAGGTATAAATAAAAGTGACCTTACCAGAGAAGAGTTCTTAAAACATGCCTGGGAATGGACAGACAAATACGGAGGAACAATATTAGAGCAGCTTAAACGCCTAGGTGCATCTTGCGATTGGGAGCGTACACGTTTTACGATGGATGACACGATGTCTGCAAGTGTGGTGCAAAGTTTTATAGATCTTTACAATAAAGGGCTAATTTACCGAGGGCATCGTATGGTGAATTGGGATCCTGAGGCAAAAACAACCTTGTCTGACGAGGAGGTTATTCATGAAGAACGTCAGGGGTTTTTATATTATTTAAATTATAAACTAGAGGATAGTGATGAGGTTTTAACCATAGCCACAACACGACCTGAAACTATTTTTGGAGATACTGCAATTTGTATAAACCCCAACGATGAGCGCTTTGCACATTTACGCGGTAAAAAAGCAATTGTACCTATAGCAAATAGAGTTATACCTATAATTGAAGATGAATATGTTGATCTAGAATTTGGTACCGGTTGCTTAAAAGTAACCCCTGCACATGATGAGAATGATAAAATGCTGGGGGATAAACACAACCTGGATGTTATTGATATTTTTCATGATGATGCGTCTTTAAATTCCTTCGGAATGCATTATGAAGGAAAAGATCGTTTTGTAGTTCGTGAAGAGATTGTAAAAGAACTTAAAGATCTGGGTGCTCTGGTTAAGACCGAAAGTCACATAAACAAAGTAGGTACTTCAGAACGCACAAAAGCGGTAATTGAGCCTAAGCTTTCAGATCAATGGTTTTTGAAGATGAAAGACCTGGCAGAACCTGCAATTAAAGCAGTGTTAGAGACCGAAGAGATAAATCTTTTTCCGAAGAAATTTGACAATACCTACCGTCACTGGATGGAAAATATAAGAGATTGGAATATCTCTAGACAGTTGTGGTGGGGTCAGCAAATACCGGCGTTTTACTATGGTAACGGTAGAGAAGATTTTGTAGTAGCCAAGAATATTGAAGAAGCTTTAGTTTCCGCGAAAGCGAAAACCGGAAATGATACGTTAACACTTGCAGATCTAAAACAGGATGAAGATGCTTTAGATACATGGTTCTCTTCCTGGTTATGGCCAATGAGTGTTTTTGACGGTGTGGCAAATCCTGATAATGAAGAATTTAAATATTACTATCCTACAAATGATCTAGTTACCGGTCCAGATATTTTATTTTTCTGGGTGGCGCGTATGATAATGGCAGGGTATGAGTATACGGGTGAGAAACCATTTACAAATGTGTATTTAACAGGTCTCGTACGTGATGCAGAGCGCCGTAAGATGTCTAAATCATTAGGTAATTCACCAGATGCGATGATGCTTATTGATAAGTATGGTGCAGATGGTGTGCGGGTAGGGCTATTATTGAGTGCTTCTGCGGGTAACGATTTGCTTTTTGATGAAGATTTATGCCAGCAAGGTAAAGGCTTCATTAATAAAATATGGAATGCTTTTAGACTTATAAAAGGTTGGGAAGTTGATGTAACTATAGAACAACCTGAGGCTAGTCTGAAAGGATTAAACTGGTACGCAGAGCGTTTTAAAGATGCTGGTGTTGAGATTGAAGATCATTTTAGCAAATACCGTATAAGTGATGCATTAATGGCTACTTATAAATTAGTCTGGGATGATTTCTGCAGTTGGTTGTTAGAAATTGTAAAACCTGAATATGGTAAGCCTATTGATAAGAAAACTTATGATATGGTGATTGATGCTCTAGAAAACAATCTGCGCATTTTACATCCGTTTATTCCTTTTGCTTCTGAAGAAATATGGCAGAATATAACAGCTCGTACGCCAGACGAAGCATTAATTATAAATTTATGGCCAGAAGTTGAAGCCGGAGATAAGGAGTTGTTAAATGATTTTGAGCTGGCGACTCAAGTAATTACAGGAGTTCGTGCGATACGTAAAGAGAAAAATATATCGTTTAAAGAAGAATTAGAACTTTATGTAATGAATACGGAAGGCTTTACAGATCGTTTTAATGGTATTATTAAAAAGTTATGTAACCTTTCAACTATTGAAGCTACAACGGTTAGTAAAGACGGTGCTCTGTCTTTTAGAGTAAAGGCAAATGAATATTATATTCCACTAACGGGAGCTATAGATATTGAAGCAGAACTCGCTAAAATTGAGGAAGAATTAAACTATACCCGAGGGTTTATAAATTCGGTAACTAAAAAGTTATCAAATGAGCGTTTTGTAAGTGGTGCACCAGAGCAGGTGGTAGCAATTGAGCGTCAAAAACAAGCAGATGCACAGTCTAAAATCGATGCCTTAGAAAAGAGACTTGCAGCTTTGAAATAA